The Amycolatopsis mongoliensis genome includes a window with the following:
- a CDS encoding Rv3654c family TadE-like protein: protein MATIWTAMAVAALTGVAVLAIWLATAVLARHRAESAADLGALAAASHAAEGPAQACERARWIADRMAVSLVTCRWQRLDAFVEVQAPSLGIAGLPGPSARARAGPTGQPP, encoded by the coding sequence GTGGCCACCATCTGGACAGCAATGGCAGTGGCCGCACTGACCGGAGTGGCGGTCCTCGCCATCTGGCTCGCAACGGCGGTCCTCGCCCGCCACCGAGCGGAGAGCGCCGCCGACCTGGGCGCGCTGGCAGCGGCCTCGCACGCAGCGGAAGGCCCAGCCCAAGCCTGCGAGCGCGCCAGGTGGATCGCCGACCGGATGGCGGTGAGCCTCGTGACCTGCCGATGGCAGCGACTGGACGCCTTCGTGGAGGTCCAGGCACCAAGCCTGGGCATCGCCGGCCTACCGGGCCCCTCAGCGAGGGCCCGCGCGGGACCCACCGGCCAGCCCCCGTGA
- a CDS encoding glycoside hydrolase family 3 protein gives MLALTGVGVAAAASAPRVSAGAQAEAAAAQTLRGLTLEQKVGQLFVTWVNGKTADEVNPKNQADFGVDTPAQVIQKYHLGGVIYFNNDSRDNFDDPVQVAKLSNGLQKAAIGSGAHIPLQIGADQEGGTVTRMGAPATEFPNAMAISAGRDTARATKAATILGHELRAVGINQDFAPDSDVNSNPVNPVIGVRSFAGQPGLASDFVTAEVKGYQDSDFPTKTVAATAKHFPGHGAAPTDSHTGLPRIDSTEDQWRATDVPPFKAAIKAGIDSIMTAHIQFPSLDPSLEPATLSKPIVTGKLRNELGYNGVVITDSLEMQGVRQMHSDAEIPVLALKAGVDQLLMPVHLDVAINSVLNAVKSGDIPMQRIDQSVLRVLKLKFERGILFSPFVDPNRVMKTVGTPANLKTAQDIADRGITAIANDAGLLPLKQKPATALVTGWGVSTTATLAQKLTAHGTAATAYPTGQAPTDAQIAQAVANAKNVDLVVVLTNNIGGFPLQTKLLDALQATGKPVVAVAAQIPYDAGYPTTVKTWLATYGYITPTLEALAKVVLGETKPVGKLPVDIPAGADVHTVKYPFGHGLTW, from the coding sequence GTGCTCGCCCTCACCGGTGTGGGTGTCGCGGCCGCGGCGAGTGCACCGCGGGTGAGCGCGGGCGCGCAGGCGGAGGCCGCGGCGGCACAGACGCTGCGCGGGCTGACGCTCGAGCAGAAGGTCGGGCAGCTGTTCGTCACCTGGGTGAACGGCAAGACGGCCGACGAAGTGAACCCGAAGAACCAGGCGGACTTCGGGGTCGACACCCCAGCTCAGGTGATCCAGAAGTACCACCTGGGCGGCGTCATCTACTTCAACAACGACTCGCGCGACAACTTCGACGACCCCGTGCAGGTCGCCAAGCTGTCCAACGGCCTCCAGAAGGCCGCCATCGGCAGCGGGGCGCACATCCCGCTGCAGATCGGCGCCGACCAGGAGGGCGGCACGGTGACCCGGATGGGCGCGCCGGCGACCGAGTTCCCCAACGCGATGGCAATCTCGGCCGGCCGGGACACGGCGAGGGCGACGAAGGCCGCGACGATCCTCGGCCACGAGCTGCGCGCCGTCGGCATCAACCAGGACTTCGCGCCCGATTCGGACGTCAACTCCAACCCCGTCAACCCGGTCATCGGCGTCCGGTCCTTCGCCGGGCAGCCCGGCCTGGCCAGCGACTTCGTCACCGCCGAGGTCAAGGGCTACCAGGACTCCGACTTCCCGACGAAGACCGTCGCCGCCACCGCGAAGCACTTCCCCGGCCACGGCGCCGCGCCGACCGACAGCCACACCGGGCTGCCGCGGATCGACAGCACCGAAGACCAGTGGCGGGCCACCGACGTGCCGCCGTTCAAGGCCGCCATCAAGGCCGGCATCGACTCGATCATGACCGCGCACATCCAGTTCCCCAGCCTCGACCCGTCACTGGAGCCGGCGACGCTGTCGAAGCCGATCGTCACCGGCAAGCTGCGCAACGAGCTGGGCTACAACGGCGTCGTCATCACCGACTCCCTCGAAATGCAGGGCGTGCGCCAGATGCACAGCGACGCCGAGATCCCGGTCCTCGCGCTCAAGGCCGGCGTCGACCAGCTGCTCATGCCGGTGCACCTCGACGTCGCCATCAACTCGGTGCTGAACGCGGTGAAGTCCGGCGACATCCCGATGCAGCGGATCGACCAGAGCGTGCTGCGCGTGCTGAAGCTGAAGTTCGAGCGCGGCATCCTCTTCTCGCCGTTCGTCGACCCGAACCGGGTGATGAAGACCGTCGGCACGCCGGCGAACCTCAAGACGGCGCAGGACATCGCCGACCGCGGCATCACGGCCATCGCGAACGACGCCGGCCTCCTGCCGCTGAAGCAGAAGCCCGCCACGGCGCTCGTCACCGGCTGGGGCGTCTCCACGACGGCGACGCTCGCGCAGAAGCTGACCGCGCACGGCACGGCCGCGACGGCGTACCCGACCGGTCAGGCGCCGACGGACGCCCAGATCGCGCAGGCCGTCGCGAACGCCAAGAACGTCGACCTCGTCGTCGTGCTGACCAACAACATCGGCGGCTTCCCCCTGCAGACGAAGCTCCTCGACGCCCTGCAAGCCACCGGCAAGCCGGTCGTCGCGGTCGCCGCGCAGATCCCGTACGACGCCGGTTACCCGACCACGGTCAAGACCTGGCTCGCCACCTACGGCTACATCACGCCGACCCTGGAGGCGCTGGCCAAGGTCGTCCTCGGCGAGACGAAGCCGGTCGGGAAGCTGCCGGTCGACATCCCGGCGGGGGCCGACGTGCACACCGTGAAGTACCCCTTCGGCCACGGGCTGACCTGGTGA
- a CDS encoding exo-beta-N-acetylmuramidase NamZ family protein, whose product MNLNRRHFLGAGALAVPVLAGGSAVAGAQPEPQAQAHPGRVLTGAEQLAAQGWRSFTGRKLGVLSNPTGVLLNGDHIVDSMVAAGVRPVAAFGPEHGFRGSAQAGGSEGDYTDPRTGVPVYDAYGADATKLASLFTKAGVDTVVFDIADVGARFYTYIWSLYTAMVAAAQVKAAFVVLDRPNPIGGRAAGPLLDPKFSSGIGKKPIVQQHGMTVGELARFFAEEFLPGEGVKLERLEVVQVRGWQRDTLFAQTGLNWVLPSPNMPTPDTALVYPGTGMFEGTVFSEGRGTTRPFEIIGAPGLDWRWREKLEDLALPGARFREIYFVPTFSKFVNQTCGGVQVSVEDPRAFDAIRTAVAMLVTAKALHPDVFAWRPDNYVDKLSGSSRLRAMVDAGAGVDEVTGAWRTELAEFDRKRRRHLLYR is encoded by the coding sequence GTGAACCTGAACCGGCGCCACTTCCTCGGCGCAGGCGCGCTCGCGGTCCCGGTCCTGGCGGGCGGCTCCGCCGTCGCCGGAGCCCAGCCCGAGCCCCAAGCCCAGGCCCACCCGGGTCGCGTCCTCACCGGCGCCGAACAGCTGGCCGCGCAGGGCTGGCGGTCCTTCACGGGCCGCAAGCTCGGCGTCCTGTCGAACCCGACCGGGGTCCTGCTGAACGGCGACCACATCGTCGACTCGATGGTCGCGGCCGGCGTGCGGCCGGTCGCGGCCTTCGGGCCCGAGCACGGCTTCCGCGGCAGCGCGCAGGCCGGCGGCTCCGAAGGCGACTACACGGACCCGCGCACCGGCGTGCCCGTGTACGACGCGTACGGCGCCGACGCGACGAAGCTGGCATCACTGTTCACCAAAGCGGGCGTCGACACGGTCGTCTTCGACATCGCCGACGTCGGCGCGCGCTTCTACACCTACATCTGGTCGCTCTACACGGCGATGGTGGCCGCGGCGCAGGTCAAAGCCGCCTTCGTCGTGCTCGACCGGCCCAACCCGATCGGCGGCCGGGCGGCCGGCCCGCTGCTCGACCCGAAGTTCTCCTCGGGGATCGGGAAGAAGCCGATCGTCCAGCAGCACGGCATGACCGTCGGCGAGCTGGCGCGTTTCTTCGCCGAAGAGTTCCTGCCCGGCGAAGGCGTGAAGCTGGAGCGTCTCGAAGTCGTCCAGGTACGCGGCTGGCAGCGCGACACGCTCTTCGCGCAGACCGGGCTGAACTGGGTGCTGCCGAGCCCGAACATGCCGACGCCGGACACGGCGCTCGTCTACCCGGGCACCGGCATGTTCGAAGGCACGGTGTTCTCCGAAGGCCGCGGCACGACCCGGCCGTTCGAGATCATCGGCGCGCCCGGGCTCGACTGGCGCTGGCGCGAGAAGCTCGAGGACCTCGCGCTGCCCGGCGCCCGGTTCCGCGAGATCTACTTCGTGCCCACGTTCAGCAAGTTCGTCAACCAGACCTGCGGGGGCGTGCAGGTCAGCGTCGAGGACCCGCGGGCCTTCGACGCGATCCGGACCGCGGTCGCCATGCTCGTCACGGCGAAGGCGCTGCACCCGGACGTGTTCGCCTGGCGCCCCGACAACTACGTCGACAAGCTCTCCGGGTCCAGCCGGCTGCGGGCCATGGTCGACGCCGGCGCGGGCGTCGACGAGGTCACCGGCGCCTGGCGGACTGAGCTGGCCGAGTTCGACCGGAAACGTCGTCGCCACCTGCTTTACCGCTGA
- the ssd gene encoding septum site-determining protein Ssd: protein MTGERPIVVAADETVLDEILRVAAVAGCELDRAPDLTAARGHWARAPLVVLDEEAARLAPVLPRRSGILLVCKGSPGQRTWEHAFRVGVERVISLPEEESELAGAFADVVETPAEEAGLVLGVVGGRGGAGASVFAATLALAADRDPGGALLVDCDPLGGGLDLLLGLEKTPGPRWSEVRLSGRVSVPALAAALPQRKHRGGSLPVLACGREGEGPAVESLSAVLAAGRRSGRTVVCDLPRTLGDAAAEAVAVADLVVLVVPVEFRACMAAKQVLRPLSELTARLGVVACGRSRAGVSPVRTAGLLGPPLLASMAPERGLPVAVERGEFPAKPSGPLATAAADVLAVARREARAAAR, encoded by the coding sequence ATGACGGGGGAACGACCGATCGTGGTCGCCGCGGACGAAACCGTGCTCGACGAGATCCTGCGCGTGGCCGCGGTCGCGGGCTGCGAGCTCGACCGGGCACCGGACCTGACGGCGGCCCGCGGGCACTGGGCCCGGGCCCCACTGGTGGTCCTCGACGAAGAAGCCGCGCGGCTGGCGCCGGTCCTGCCCCGGCGGAGCGGGATCCTCCTGGTCTGCAAGGGCAGTCCGGGACAGCGGACGTGGGAGCACGCGTTCCGCGTCGGCGTCGAGCGCGTGATCTCGTTGCCCGAGGAGGAGAGCGAGCTCGCGGGCGCCTTCGCCGACGTCGTCGAGACCCCGGCGGAGGAAGCCGGCCTGGTGCTCGGCGTGGTCGGCGGCCGGGGCGGCGCCGGCGCGTCCGTCTTCGCCGCGACGCTGGCGCTGGCGGCCGACCGGGATCCGGGCGGCGCCCTGCTGGTGGACTGCGATCCCCTCGGTGGCGGACTGGATCTGTTGCTGGGCCTGGAAAAGACGCCCGGTCCGCGCTGGTCGGAGGTCCGGCTGAGCGGCCGCGTCTCGGTACCGGCGCTGGCGGCGGCGCTCCCGCAACGAAAGCATCGCGGCGGCAGCCTGCCGGTACTGGCGTGCGGCCGGGAGGGCGAGGGCCCGGCGGTCGAGTCCCTGTCGGCCGTCCTCGCGGCCGGCCGCCGTTCGGGGCGCACGGTGGTCTGCGACCTCCCGCGCACGCTGGGCGACGCGGCGGCGGAAGCGGTCGCGGTGGCCGATCTCGTGGTGCTGGTGGTGCCGGTGGAGTTCCGCGCCTGCATGGCGGCGAAGCAGGTGCTGCGGCCACTTTCGGAACTGACGGCCCGGCTCGGGGTGGTCGCGTGTGGACGGTCCCGGGCCGGCGTCTCGCCCGTCCGGACGGCCGGCCTCCTCGGCCCGCCCCTGCTGGCGTCGATGGCCCCGGAGCGGGGCTTGCCGGTGGCGGTCGAACGCGGCGAGTTCCCGGCCAAGCCGTCGGGCCCCTTGGCGACGGCGGCGGCGGACGTCTTGGCGGTAGCGCGCCGCGAGGCCCGGGCGGCGGCTCGATGA
- a CDS encoding TadE family type IV pilus minor pilin: MTVEAALGLAGLTVVAVLLVAGLTLLTSQLRCTDAAREAARLLARGQPHEAAAAVHRIAPPGASLDIQQSGDAITVKVSAHPASGLLPAIDLNATAYAVAEPGTEAAGAAG, from the coding sequence GTGACGGTCGAAGCGGCACTCGGCCTGGCCGGCCTGACGGTGGTGGCGGTCCTGCTGGTTGCGGGTCTCACGCTGCTGACGAGCCAGCTGCGCTGCACCGACGCAGCCCGCGAGGCCGCGCGCCTCCTGGCCAGAGGCCAGCCCCACGAGGCCGCGGCCGCGGTCCACCGGATAGCCCCACCGGGAGCAAGCCTCGACATCCAGCAGTCAGGCGACGCGATAACGGTCAAGGTGAGCGCCCACCCGGCAAGCGGCCTCCTCCCGGCGATCGACCTGAACGCAACGGCGTACGCGGTGGCCGAGCCGGGAACGGAGGCAGCCGGTGCAGCAGGGTGA
- a CDS encoding serine hydrolase encodes MLVALTTLTSGASAIGRHDDAGRFDRPQQGFAAPWTTLRDGRPQEVNLDPAPIKAAEDFLASWTKPDATGHPHFSGAVGLLAHDGVVVDRYSVGGAVRYADAAGTELPAGQQVPMRNDTIFDMASISKLFTSIAVLQLVERGQLTIDTPVSRFFPEFATGDKAAITVKMLLTHVSGFDADPIPSLWAGYPDIPSRRQAVLDSPLKNKPGTTYLYSDINLLTLGFIVEKLTGQSLDKVVHDRITAPLGMVDTGYNPPASKLNRVAATEYEANPPRGMVRGSVHDENAWSLGGVAGHAGVFSTANDMAVLAQTMLNGGSYRGHRILGEDTVRQMMLTNYNQQFPDDAHGLGFELDQPWYMGALASPVSAGHTGFTGTTLVIDPESRSFAILLTNRVHPSRSWGSINTARQVWATSLARAMAVKPEVGKDAWTSTLGNASAATLSTRPFTTQSDQARASFYAFVDTEGSTDPLQLQASTDGVNWQPIALSVSGPGAPSGDVTSLSGHGHRAWWKASGTLPQGASVSLRWRYSTDPNYTGRGVSVDGVKVTESGRSLLDGERNPAAFVAEGWQLSAR; translated from the coding sequence GTGCTGGTCGCGCTGACCACGTTGACCTCGGGAGCCAGCGCCATCGGACGCCACGACGACGCGGGCCGCTTCGACCGGCCGCAACAGGGCTTCGCCGCGCCGTGGACGACCCTGCGCGACGGACGGCCGCAGGAGGTCAACCTCGACCCGGCGCCGATCAAGGCCGCCGAGGACTTCCTCGCGAGCTGGACGAAGCCGGACGCCACCGGGCACCCGCACTTCTCCGGCGCGGTCGGCCTGCTGGCCCACGACGGCGTGGTCGTCGACCGGTACTCCGTCGGCGGCGCGGTGCGGTACGCCGACGCCGCGGGCACCGAGCTGCCCGCCGGCCAGCAGGTCCCGATGCGCAACGACACCATCTTCGACATGGCGTCGATCTCGAAGCTGTTCACCTCGATCGCCGTGCTGCAGCTCGTCGAACGCGGCCAGCTCACCATCGACACCCCGGTGAGCCGGTTCTTCCCGGAGTTCGCCACCGGCGACAAGGCCGCCATCACCGTCAAGATGCTGCTCACGCACGTGTCCGGGTTCGACGCCGACCCGATCCCGTCGCTGTGGGCCGGCTACCCGGACATCCCTTCGCGCCGGCAGGCCGTGCTCGACAGCCCGCTGAAGAACAAGCCGGGCACGACCTACCTCTACTCCGACATCAACCTGCTCACCCTCGGCTTCATCGTCGAGAAGCTGACCGGGCAGTCGCTGGACAAGGTCGTCCACGACCGGATCACCGCGCCGCTGGGCATGGTCGACACCGGGTACAACCCGCCCGCGTCGAAGCTGAACCGCGTCGCCGCGACCGAGTACGAGGCCAACCCGCCGCGCGGGATGGTGCGCGGCAGCGTGCACGACGAGAACGCGTGGTCGCTCGGCGGCGTCGCCGGGCACGCCGGGGTGTTCAGCACCGCGAACGACATGGCGGTCCTCGCCCAGACGATGCTCAACGGCGGCAGCTACCGCGGGCACCGGATCCTCGGCGAGGACACCGTGCGCCAGATGATGCTGACGAACTACAACCAGCAGTTCCCGGACGACGCGCACGGCCTGGGCTTCGAACTCGACCAGCCCTGGTACATGGGCGCGCTGGCCTCGCCGGTCTCCGCCGGGCACACCGGCTTCACCGGGACGACGCTGGTCATCGACCCCGAGTCACGCTCCTTCGCCATCCTGCTGACCAACCGCGTGCACCCGAGCCGGAGCTGGGGCTCGATCAACACCGCGCGCCAGGTGTGGGCGACGTCGCTGGCCCGGGCCATGGCCGTGAAACCCGAGGTCGGGAAGGACGCGTGGACGAGCACGCTGGGTAACGCGAGCGCGGCCACGCTGAGTACTCGCCCATTTACTACACAAAGTGATCAAGCACGGGCGTCCTTCTACGCCTTCGTGGACACCGAGGGAAGCACTGATCCATTACAGCTGCAGGCCTCCACCGACGGGGTGAACTGGCAACCGATCGCGCTATCGGTTTCCGGGCCGGGCGCACCCTCCGGAGATGTGACGTCGCTCTCCGGGCACGGACACCGTGCCTGGTGGAAGGCGAGCGGCACGCTGCCCCAGGGCGCTTCGGTGAGCCTCCGATGGCGTTACAGCACCGACCCGAACTACACGGGCCGCGGTGTTTCGGTCGACGGTGTGAAAGTCACCGAGAGCGGCCGATCACTCCTCGACGGTGAACGGAACCCGGCCGCTTTCGTCGCAGAGGGTTGGCAGTTGAGCGCAAGGTGA
- a CDS encoding HAD family hydrolase — MAEPSSAPSRIRKPGPEYAVAAFFDLDKTIIASSSALAFSKPLLKEGLINRRAALRSAYAQLVFSLAGADENKTERLRAEVSALCAGWDVAQVSAIVRETLHDVVDPLVYAEAAELIARHREDGHDVIVLSATGEEVVAPVAEMLGATRSVATRMQIVDGRYSGEVDFYCYGANKAVAAKQLAATHGYDLAECFAYTDSSTDIPLLEVVGHPHAVNPDKLLRREALDRGWPILAFDRPMSLRSRIPTRSAGMVALGVGAVAAGATWYGLNRRRRSR, encoded by the coding sequence GTGGCCGAACCGAGCAGCGCGCCGTCGCGCATCCGGAAGCCGGGCCCGGAGTACGCGGTGGCCGCGTTCTTCGACCTGGACAAGACGATCATCGCCTCGTCGAGCGCGCTGGCGTTCAGCAAACCATTGCTCAAAGAAGGATTGATCAACCGTCGCGCCGCGTTGCGCAGTGCCTACGCGCAGCTGGTGTTCTCACTCGCCGGCGCCGACGAGAACAAGACCGAGCGGCTGCGGGCCGAAGTTTCCGCGCTGTGCGCCGGCTGGGACGTCGCGCAGGTTTCGGCGATCGTCCGCGAGACCCTGCACGACGTCGTCGACCCGCTCGTGTACGCGGAGGCGGCGGAGCTGATCGCGCGGCACCGCGAGGACGGGCACGACGTCATCGTGCTGTCGGCGACCGGCGAGGAGGTCGTCGCGCCGGTGGCGGAGATGCTCGGCGCGACCCGGAGCGTCGCCACGCGGATGCAGATCGTCGACGGCCGCTACTCCGGCGAAGTCGACTTCTACTGCTACGGCGCCAACAAGGCCGTCGCCGCGAAGCAGCTCGCCGCGACCCACGGCTACGACCTCGCCGAGTGCTTCGCCTACACCGATTCGAGCACCGACATCCCGCTGCTCGAGGTCGTCGGGCACCCGCACGCGGTCAACCCGGACAAGCTCCTGCGGCGCGAGGCCCTCGACCGCGGCTGGCCGATCCTGGCCTTCGACCGGCCCATGTCCCTGCGCAGCCGGATCCCGACCCGATCGGCGGGAATGGTGGCCCTCGGCGTCGGCGCGGTGGCTGCCGGAGCGACCTGGTACGGCCTCAATCGTCGCCGTCGGTCCCGATAG
- a CDS encoding TadA family conjugal transfer-associated ATPase: MSTDFVDRVRNRLAGDRRQADPVAVATAVRAEAGGALGHDAVLDAARQARDEFVGAGPLAPLLENPATTDVLVTGPEEVWTDGPEGLTRTGIRFTGEEAVRRLAQRLALAAGRRLDDAQPYVDGWLPGTGPHGRIRVHAVLPPVAAGGTCLSLRVLRPATHDLTTLQELGAFDANGAKLLETVVSRRMAFLVTGGTGAGKTTLLAALLGAVDPAERIVCVEDAGELQPAHPQFVSLVGRPANVEGAGAVGLAELVRQALRMRPDRLVVGEVRGAEVGALLAALNTGHDGGACTVHANSPAEVPARIEALAALGGLSREAVHSQLVAAIRVVLHMRREPGGRRRLAEVGVLRADHGRARVVPVWRAGRWTVDRHLFVTTGALAC, encoded by the coding sequence ATGAGCACCGACTTCGTGGACCGCGTCCGCAACCGCCTGGCGGGCGACCGCCGCCAAGCCGATCCGGTCGCCGTCGCGACGGCGGTCCGAGCCGAAGCCGGCGGCGCCCTCGGCCACGACGCGGTGCTCGACGCGGCCCGCCAAGCCCGCGACGAGTTCGTCGGCGCCGGTCCGCTGGCCCCGCTCCTCGAGAACCCCGCGACGACCGACGTGCTGGTGACCGGCCCCGAGGAGGTCTGGACGGACGGTCCGGAGGGCCTCACCCGCACCGGTATCCGGTTCACCGGCGAAGAGGCCGTCCGCCGCCTGGCCCAGCGCCTCGCGCTCGCGGCCGGCCGCCGGCTCGACGACGCACAGCCCTATGTGGACGGCTGGCTGCCCGGCACCGGCCCGCACGGCCGCATCCGCGTGCACGCCGTCCTCCCGCCGGTCGCGGCCGGCGGGACGTGCCTGTCCCTCCGCGTCCTCCGCCCGGCAACGCACGACCTCACGACGTTGCAGGAGCTCGGCGCGTTCGACGCGAACGGCGCGAAACTGCTGGAGACGGTGGTTTCGCGGCGGATGGCGTTCCTCGTCACCGGCGGGACCGGTGCGGGCAAGACGACGCTGCTGGCCGCGTTGCTCGGCGCGGTCGACCCGGCCGAGCGGATCGTCTGCGTCGAGGACGCCGGCGAGCTGCAGCCCGCGCACCCGCAGTTCGTCAGTCTCGTCGGCCGTCCGGCCAATGTGGAGGGTGCGGGTGCGGTGGGCTTGGCGGAGCTCGTCCGCCAAGCGCTGCGCATGCGTCCCGACCGGCTGGTGGTCGGCGAGGTCCGCGGCGCCGAGGTCGGCGCCCTGCTCGCGGCGTTGAACACAGGCCACGATGGCGGCGCGTGCACCGTCCACGCGAACTCGCCGGCCGAGGTACCGGCCCGCATCGAGGCTTTGGCGGCGCTCGGCGGCCTGAGCCGCGAAGCGGTGCACAGCCAGCTCGTCGCGGCGATCCGGGTGGTCCTCCACATGCGACGCGAGCCCGGCGGCCGTCGACGTCTCGCGGAGGTCGGCGTGCTCCGCGCGGACCACGGCCGGGCGCGAGTCGTGCCGGTGTGGCGCGCGGGCCGCTGGACGGTCGACCGCCACCTCTTCGTCACGACGGGAGCGCTGGCGTGCTGA
- a CDS encoding DUF4244 domain-containing protein, which yields MRASHRRPASDDGSTTVEYAIVTVAVAAFAAVLYTLLTGDSVVSWLTSLVMKALTVPS from the coding sequence ATGCGCGCGTCCCACCGCCGGCCCGCCTCCGACGACGGCTCTACAACGGTCGAGTACGCGATCGTCACGGTCGCCGTCGCGGCCTTCGCGGCTGTCCTCTACACCCTCCTCACCGGCGACTCGGTGGTCTCGTGGCTGACGAGCCTGGTCATGAAGGCCCTGACGGTGCCGTCGTGA
- a CDS encoding type II secretion system F family protein has product MITPWFPLCVGAALACWPTAPTRLQAAVEQPKAVHLPDVWAVLRWLLPAALASLLAGAGGAIGAAVLTLAWRQERQAHRRATADLAMAAHTATALRTMVSELRSGAHPVTAAEAAAEVVPAVSGDLRALATSARLDGELRASARPELAAAWTLGKRHGVPMADVLNAARCDAEARLAFARRTRAKLAGPRASAAVLTGLPALCVLLGQAMGASPLPVLTGSTPGQVLLVVGSILLWAGTAWCRALTGRVQIR; this is encoded by the coding sequence ATGATCACGCCGTGGTTCCCGCTCTGTGTCGGCGCGGCCCTGGCGTGCTGGCCCACGGCACCGACCCGGCTCCAGGCCGCGGTCGAGCAACCCAAGGCAGTTCACCTCCCCGACGTTTGGGCCGTGCTCCGCTGGCTGCTCCCGGCCGCCCTCGCGAGCTTGCTCGCGGGAGCCGGAGGCGCGATCGGCGCAGCCGTGCTGACGCTGGCGTGGCGCCAGGAGCGGCAGGCTCACCGCCGAGCGACCGCGGACCTCGCGATGGCGGCCCACACGGCGACGGCGCTGCGCACGATGGTGTCGGAGCTGCGCTCCGGCGCCCACCCGGTCACGGCGGCGGAAGCAGCGGCAGAGGTGGTCCCCGCGGTGTCGGGCGACCTCCGCGCGCTGGCGACGTCGGCCCGCCTCGACGGCGAGCTGCGGGCTTCGGCTCGCCCGGAGCTGGCCGCGGCCTGGACACTGGGCAAGCGCCACGGAGTGCCGATGGCCGACGTCCTGAACGCAGCTCGCTGCGATGCCGAAGCACGCCTGGCATTCGCCCGCCGAACCCGCGCGAAGCTGGCCGGCCCCCGAGCGAGCGCGGCGGTACTCACCGGCCTCCCGGCCCTGTGCGTGCTGCTCGGCCAGGCGATGGGCGCCTCGCCGTTGCCGGTCCTGACCGGGAGCACACCGGGCCAGGTGCTGCTGGTCGTCGGCAGCATCCTGCTCTGGGCCGGAACGGCCTGGTGCCGCGCACTGACGGGCCGGGTGCAGATCCGATGA
- a CDS encoding type II secretion system F family protein, giving the protein MNATALLVFAAALFIWPSDSAAARRFTWLAGSANPEPRKWPRAVPHIATTLGGLSTAVLIGGLPGVIAGALVTATGWWAIRRTRRPRAPTTDLAARLRLAGTLDLLAACLRAGLPVPTALDAVAGTAPAETGAALRSTAGLLALGSGSNEAWAPVQAIPGLGELAATAIRTSRSGAAFAAAAADLAGRFREELATEAEERAERAGVALALPVGLCFLPAFFCLGVLPVVLGLAGRLGPLF; this is encoded by the coding sequence ATGAACGCAACCGCGCTCCTTGTCTTTGCCGCGGCTCTCTTCATCTGGCCGAGCGACTCCGCCGCAGCCCGGCGCTTCACCTGGCTGGCGGGCAGCGCGAACCCCGAGCCGCGCAAGTGGCCCCGAGCGGTCCCGCACATCGCGACCACCCTGGGCGGCCTATCGACGGCAGTGCTCATCGGCGGACTGCCCGGAGTGATCGCGGGCGCACTGGTGACCGCCACCGGGTGGTGGGCGATCCGCCGCACCCGGCGGCCGCGAGCACCCACCACCGACCTGGCGGCCAGGCTCCGGCTCGCCGGAACGCTCGACCTCCTCGCGGCGTGCCTCCGGGCCGGGCTCCCGGTCCCCACGGCGCTCGACGCGGTGGCCGGCACCGCACCGGCCGAGACGGGCGCGGCACTGCGCTCGACCGCGGGCCTCCTCGCCCTCGGCTCCGGTTCGAACGAGGCCTGGGCACCGGTTCAGGCCATCCCAGGCCTCGGCGAACTGGCGGCCACGGCGATCCGGACGTCCCGCTCGGGCGCGGCCTTCGCCGCGGCGGCCGCCGACCTCGCCGGACGGTTCCGCGAGGAGCTGGCCACCGAGGCGGAGGAGCGTGCGGAACGAGCCGGGGTGGCGCTGGCGCTGCCGGTCGGCCTCTGTTTCCTGCCGGCCTTCTTCTGCCTGGGCGTGCTGCCGGTCGTCCTGGGCCTGGCCGGGCGCCTCGGCCCGCTCTTCTGA